In Mycobacterium sp. Aquia_216, a genomic segment contains:
- a CDS encoding class I adenylate-forming enzyme family protein produces the protein MADHPLSQRIAHVLDLQPGAPAIEYDGRWLTWENIGGAARRMASVTADHGDNPAIGMLLRNRPGQVAAFLGILLAGGTVVTINPSRGDERTRSDVAALQLPLVVGEPEDLATLVAPGTPTRPISGYLDEPGSSARHDDRSTAATEVAVRMLTSGTTGPPKRIDLSYDMLARSVMGPDPDHAPPPPELRRGVAIMNSPLVHIGGVFRVLQCVAEARSFVLLERFELHTWARAVRQHRPRAVSLVPAALRTVLHSDLSRADLDSIHAVTCGTAPLSADDADAFTETYGIPVLTSYAATEFGGGVAGWTLADYRSHWAAKRGSVGRANPGAQLRVVDDAGAPLGADRVGLLEVKPGQLGRSAPWMRTTDLARIDPDGFLWIVGRADQAIIRGGFKVMPDDVRIALEGHPAVAGAAVVGRPDARLGETPVAMVELRESAGTDADTLVEYLRTRLARYEIPTEIAIVAAIPRTPSGKADLGEVRRFFEESAAQRDHAR, from the coding sequence ATGGCCGATCATCCACTGAGTCAACGCATCGCCCACGTGCTGGATCTGCAGCCGGGCGCGCCCGCGATCGAATACGACGGACGATGGCTGACGTGGGAAAACATCGGCGGCGCGGCGCGGCGTATGGCGTCGGTGACGGCCGACCACGGCGACAACCCTGCGATCGGAATGCTGCTGCGCAACCGGCCGGGCCAGGTCGCGGCGTTCCTCGGCATACTGCTGGCCGGCGGGACGGTGGTCACGATCAACCCGTCGCGCGGCGACGAGCGCACCCGGTCCGATGTCGCCGCACTGCAGCTGCCGCTTGTGGTCGGCGAGCCAGAAGACCTGGCCACGCTCGTCGCACCCGGCACGCCGACCCGGCCGATTTCCGGTTATCTGGACGAGCCCGGCTCATCGGCCCGGCACGACGATCGGTCGACTGCCGCAACCGAAGTCGCGGTGCGGATGCTGACCAGTGGAACGACCGGCCCGCCCAAGCGAATTGACCTCAGCTACGACATGCTGGCACGCAGCGTGATGGGTCCGGACCCGGATCACGCACCGCCGCCGCCGGAACTGCGTCGCGGCGTCGCGATCATGAATTCACCGCTGGTACACATTGGCGGCGTCTTTCGGGTGCTGCAATGTGTCGCCGAGGCGAGATCTTTTGTGCTGCTGGAACGCTTCGAGCTCCACACGTGGGCGCGTGCGGTGCGTCAACACCGGCCACGCGCGGTGTCGCTGGTGCCGGCCGCGCTGCGGACGGTGTTGCACTCCGACCTGTCACGAGCCGATCTGGACAGCATCCACGCCGTCACCTGCGGCACTGCCCCGCTGTCGGCCGACGACGCCGACGCCTTCACCGAGACGTACGGCATACCGGTTTTAACATCTTATGCCGCAACCGAATTCGGTGGCGGAGTGGCCGGCTGGACCCTGGCCGATTACCGGAGCCATTGGGCGGCCAAACGCGGCAGCGTCGGACGGGCGAACCCCGGCGCGCAGTTGCGGGTGGTCGACGACGCCGGGGCGCCGCTGGGCGCGGACCGGGTTGGGCTACTGGAAGTCAAACCGGGGCAACTGGGGCGATCGGCGCCGTGGATGCGGACCACGGATTTAGCACGCATCGACCCTGACGGTTTTCTCTGGATCGTCGGGCGAGCCGATCAAGCGATCATCCGCGGCGGGTTCAAAGTGATGCCCGACGACGTACGCATCGCGCTGGAAGGACACCCCGCGGTGGCGGGTGCGGCGGTGGTCGGACGACCCGACGCACGTCTGGGCGAGACGCCGGTAGCGATGGTGGAACTGCGTGAGTCCGCCGGCACGGATGCCGACACGTTGGTGGAGTACCTGCGAACACGGTTGGCCCGCTATGAGATTCCCACCGAGATCGCGATCGTCGCCGCGATCCCTCGCACACCGTCGGGCAAGGCAGATTTGGGCGAGGTCCGGCGCTTCTTCGAAGAGTCCGCAGCGCAGCGCGACCATGCCCGGTGA
- a CDS encoding class I adenylate-forming enzyme family protein, with translation MPGDSTVAALVRQQARSRDDHPLLVCDAERISYADADSRSAELARGLIALGAGKGNHVGLLYPNGPEFVVAMLAAARIGAVVIPFSTFVTAREMREQLVDSDVEILLTAATFRSHDYVQRLSEVLSDADLESRLFCAAAPQLRHVALTHETVYRRAGTVDPALLHALEDDVYGCDPLTIVYTSGSTSTPKGVVHTHAALLGHQRNLNKIRGLTPADTLFCNSPFFWIGGFAFGLLATLVAGSTLVCSNATSDIHGAGATLDLLEAEKPTMTNGFAAGIAHLADHPSYGERDLSSMRRGNLYPIMAPELRPADPELRHNMLGMTEAGSVVLIGEDESDQPEARRGSFGKPAPGFETMLINPDTGQRVGAGEVGELCIRGPYVMQGYYKRSREECFDADGWFHTGDLVRTDADGFVYFVGRLRALIKTGGANVSAAEVEQAITKVTGGAPAYVLGIPDPRRGQLVAAVVVRPDGEAAFDDAALGERLKTELSAYKIPKRFITLHRADLPLLSSGKVDTRQLRKLFDA, from the coding sequence ATGCCCGGTGATTCCACGGTCGCCGCGCTGGTGCGGCAGCAAGCCCGCTCGCGCGACGACCACCCCCTGCTCGTCTGCGATGCCGAACGGATCAGCTACGCCGACGCCGACTCCCGGTCCGCGGAGCTGGCCCGCGGGCTGATCGCCCTCGGCGCGGGCAAGGGCAACCATGTCGGGCTGCTGTACCCCAACGGGCCCGAGTTCGTCGTCGCAATGCTGGCGGCCGCGCGCATCGGCGCCGTGGTAATCCCGTTTTCCACGTTCGTCACCGCCCGTGAGATGCGTGAGCAGCTGGTCGACAGCGACGTCGAAATACTATTGACCGCCGCGACTTTTCGCTCCCACGACTACGTGCAGCGACTGTCCGAGGTTCTCTCGGACGCCGACCTCGAGTCCCGGTTGTTTTGCGCCGCCGCACCGCAATTGCGTCACGTTGCGCTCACTCACGAAACGGTGTACCGGCGAGCCGGCACCGTCGACCCCGCACTCCTGCACGCGCTGGAGGACGACGTCTACGGCTGCGATCCGCTGACGATCGTCTACACGTCAGGATCCACCAGCACCCCCAAAGGCGTCGTGCACACCCATGCCGCGCTCCTCGGACACCAACGGAACCTCAACAAGATCCGCGGTTTAACCCCGGCGGACACACTGTTCTGCAATTCGCCGTTCTTCTGGATCGGCGGGTTCGCGTTCGGACTGCTCGCCACGTTGGTGGCCGGATCGACCTTGGTGTGTTCCAACGCCACCTCCGATATTCACGGAGCCGGCGCAACACTCGACTTGCTGGAAGCCGAAAAGCCAACCATGACCAACGGGTTCGCGGCCGGGATCGCTCACCTGGCCGACCACCCGAGCTACGGCGAGCGTGATTTGTCGTCGATGCGGCGCGGCAACCTCTACCCGATCATGGCGCCCGAGCTGAGACCGGCCGATCCGGAGCTGCGGCACAACATGCTCGGGATGACCGAGGCCGGCAGCGTCGTGCTGATCGGCGAGGACGAATCCGACCAGCCCGAGGCGCGGCGCGGTTCATTCGGCAAGCCCGCACCAGGATTTGAGACGATGCTGATCAACCCCGACACGGGACAACGCGTGGGCGCCGGCGAGGTCGGCGAACTCTGCATCCGCGGGCCCTACGTGATGCAGGGCTATTACAAACGCAGCCGCGAAGAGTGCTTCGATGCCGACGGCTGGTTCCACACCGGCGATTTGGTGCGCACCGATGCCGACGGATTCGTCTATTTCGTCGGCCGCCTGCGCGCGCTGATCAAAACGGGCGGCGCCAACGTCTCGGCAGCCGAAGTGGAGCAGGCTATCACCAAGGTCACCGGCGGCGCGCCGGCATACGTCCTCGGTATTCCCGACCCGCGACGCGGGCAGCTCGTCGCGGCGGTGGTCGTCCGGCCAGACGGCGAGGCGGCGTTCGATGACGCCGCGCTGGGCGAGCGACTCAAAACGGAACTGTCCGCGTACAAAATTCCCAAGCGGTTCATCACGCTGCATCGCGCCGATCTCCCGCTGTTGTCCAGCGGCAAGGTCGACACGCGGCAACTGAGGAAACTGTTCGATGCCTGA
- a CDS encoding CoA transferase, giving the protein MQPLSGITVIEISSFVAAPLCGVTLNQLGAQVIRIDPIGGASDVKRWPLAADGTSIYWTGLNKGKRSATIDVRSPEGRELVQRLVTEGDGIVVTNAVLPWLSHDELAAKRSDVIHVQLLGRGDGSTGVDYTVNAAIGYPLVTGPAGQAGPINHVLPAWDVCCGLYAALAVVSAVHRRERSGEGARITLALEDVALATAGNLGLLTEPQVTGTQRERLGNAIYGQYGQDFTSSDGVAFMVVLLTPRHFRDMVGVTGTEPAVAALAEALGVDFNVEGDRYRYRDVLSGLFAAWFADHTAGQVTAALSETTVLFERYRTFAEVVDDPKVTDNPLFSKLNQPGVGEYLAAGLPSAFDGVHLASQAAPALGQDTADVLTQRLGLTSADIERLTSAKTIA; this is encoded by the coding sequence ATGCAGCCGCTCAGCGGGATTACCGTCATCGAGATATCCAGCTTCGTCGCCGCACCACTGTGCGGTGTGACACTGAATCAGCTTGGCGCACAAGTGATCCGTATTGATCCGATCGGCGGCGCCTCGGACGTGAAGCGATGGCCGCTGGCCGCCGACGGCACGTCGATCTACTGGACCGGGCTGAACAAGGGGAAGCGTTCGGCGACCATTGACGTGCGCTCACCCGAGGGGCGAGAACTGGTCCAGCGGCTGGTCACCGAAGGCGACGGCATCGTCGTGACCAACGCGGTGTTGCCCTGGCTGAGTCATGATGAGTTGGCCGCCAAGCGTTCCGACGTCATCCATGTGCAGCTGCTCGGGCGCGGCGACGGGTCCACCGGGGTCGACTACACCGTCAACGCGGCCATTGGATATCCGCTGGTGACCGGACCGGCCGGCCAGGCGGGCCCGATCAACCACGTGCTGCCCGCCTGGGACGTGTGCTGCGGGCTATATGCGGCCCTGGCGGTTGTCTCGGCGGTGCACCGCCGAGAGCGGTCGGGTGAGGGCGCGCGGATCACCCTGGCGCTCGAGGATGTCGCGCTCGCCACGGCGGGAAACCTAGGATTGTTGACCGAGCCTCAGGTGACCGGAACCCAGCGCGAGCGCCTCGGCAACGCCATCTACGGCCAGTACGGCCAGGACTTCACCAGTTCCGACGGAGTGGCATTCATGGTGGTCCTGTTGACTCCCCGGCACTTTCGCGACATGGTCGGCGTGACCGGCACCGAGCCCGCGGTGGCAGCGCTGGCCGAGGCGCTGGGCGTGGACTTCAACGTCGAAGGCGACCGGTACCGGTACCGTGACGTGTTGTCCGGCCTATTCGCCGCCTGGTTCGCCGATCACACAGCCGGACAGGTCACCGCCGCGCTGTCGGAAACCACCGTGCTGTTCGAGCGATACCGCACCTTCGCGGAGGTCGTCGACGATCCGAAAGTGACTGACAACCCGTTGTTTTCGAAGTTGAACCAACCGGGTGTCGGTGAATACCTGGCCGCCGGCCTGCCGAGCGCGTTCGACGGGGTCCATCTCGCTAGCCAGGCCGCGCCGGCGTTGGGGCAGGACACCGCCGACGTCCTGACCCAGCGCCTGGGATTGACGTCCGCCGACATCGAGCGGCTGACGAGCGCCAAGACGATCGCCTGA
- a CDS encoding enoyl-CoA hydratase/isomerase family protein, translating into MPLTTPQFETILLDIDGADHVATITLNRPDRLNAFNRTMCEEMAQAWRIVKLDESVHAVVLRAAGSRAFSAGLDIKTPYGQPENVWNHEDPGELLSPKWQKLWKPVVCAVQGMCTAGAFYFINEADVVICSTDATFFDSHVSAGLVCALEPIGLMRRIGLGETLRIALMGNDERVGADTALRIGLVSEVVATDQLWGRAHEIAAAIAAKPPSATQGTVKAIWESLDKPYRTALEQGLIYTRLGNPLGTAELAAQQDADGKGARSEPRVR; encoded by the coding sequence ATGCCGTTGACTACCCCGCAGTTCGAAACCATTCTTCTCGACATCGACGGCGCTGACCACGTCGCCACCATCACGCTGAATCGTCCCGACCGGCTGAATGCATTCAATCGCACGATGTGTGAGGAGATGGCGCAGGCATGGCGCATCGTCAAACTGGACGAGTCGGTGCATGCGGTGGTGTTGCGGGCAGCGGGCAGCCGGGCCTTCAGCGCCGGGCTGGACATCAAGACACCCTATGGGCAACCGGAAAACGTCTGGAACCACGAGGATCCCGGCGAATTACTCAGCCCCAAGTGGCAGAAGTTGTGGAAGCCGGTGGTGTGCGCGGTTCAGGGCATGTGCACCGCGGGTGCGTTCTACTTCATCAACGAGGCCGACGTAGTCATCTGCTCAACCGACGCAACGTTTTTCGACTCGCATGTCTCGGCCGGCCTGGTGTGCGCGCTGGAACCGATCGGCTTGATGCGTCGCATCGGCCTGGGCGAGACATTGCGCATCGCATTGATGGGCAACGACGAACGAGTCGGTGCTGACACCGCGTTGCGGATCGGGTTGGTGTCCGAGGTGGTCGCAACGGACCAGCTGTGGGGCCGCGCACACGAGATTGCCGCGGCGATCGCGGCCAAACCACCGTCCGCGACGCAGGGCACCGTCAAAGCGATCTGGGAGTCGCTGGACAAGCCCTACCGCACCGCCTTGGAGCAGGGGCTGATCTACACCCGGCTGGGCAACCCACTGGGGACCGCCGAACTGGCCGCGCAGCAGGACGCCGACGGCAAAGGCGCCAGGAGCGAACCAAGGGTCCGCTGA
- a CDS encoding acetyl-CoA C-acetyltransferase, translating to MGDTMREAVICEPVRTPIGRYGGMFKERSAIDLGVTALKGLLQRTGLAPDAVHDVILGHCYPNSEAPAIGRVVALDAGLPVTVPGMQVDRRCGSGLQAVIQACLQVGTGDHDLVVAGGCESMSNVAFYSTDMRWGGARHGVRVHDGLARGRTTAGGRGYPVPGGMLETAENLRRQYGISRREQDELAVRSHQRAVAAQKDGILASEIIPVIIRNRNGEELIDTDEHPRADTSVDSLSKLKPVLLKDDPEATVTAGNSSGQNDAASMCLVTTAEKAAEYGLTPLVRLVSWGLAGVAPKIMGIGPVPATEAALAKAGLRLCDIDLIELNEAFAAQALAVTREWNFGAADFDRINVHGSGISLGHPVGATGGRMLATLARELNRRQARYGLETMCIGGGQGLAAIFERIA from the coding sequence ATGGGCGACACGATGCGTGAGGCCGTGATCTGTGAACCCGTCCGGACGCCGATCGGCCGTTACGGCGGAATGTTCAAGGAGCGCAGCGCCATCGATCTCGGGGTCACCGCGCTGAAAGGATTGCTGCAACGAACCGGGCTGGCGCCCGACGCCGTGCACGACGTGATCCTCGGCCACTGTTATCCGAACAGTGAGGCGCCGGCGATCGGGCGCGTGGTGGCGTTGGATGCCGGCTTGCCGGTGACAGTGCCGGGCATGCAGGTCGACCGCCGCTGCGGATCGGGCCTACAGGCAGTCATCCAAGCCTGTCTGCAGGTGGGAACCGGCGACCACGACCTCGTCGTCGCCGGGGGCTGCGAGAGCATGAGCAATGTCGCCTTCTACTCCACCGACATGCGTTGGGGCGGCGCCCGCCACGGCGTGCGGGTGCACGACGGGCTGGCGCGCGGACGCACGACTGCCGGCGGCCGTGGATACCCGGTTCCCGGCGGAATGCTCGAGACCGCCGAGAACCTGCGCCGCCAGTACGGCATTTCCCGGCGGGAGCAGGACGAGCTCGCGGTACGGTCGCATCAGCGCGCCGTGGCCGCGCAGAAGGACGGGATCCTGGCCTCGGAAATAATTCCAGTGATCATCCGGAACCGCAACGGCGAGGAACTGATCGACACCGACGAGCACCCCCGCGCCGACACGTCGGTGGATTCGCTCAGCAAGCTCAAACCAGTTCTGCTGAAAGATGATCCAGAGGCGACAGTGACGGCAGGCAACTCCAGCGGGCAGAACGACGCGGCATCCATGTGCCTGGTGACCACAGCGGAGAAGGCGGCGGAGTACGGTCTGACGCCGTTGGTTCGCCTGGTGTCGTGGGGGCTGGCCGGGGTGGCGCCCAAGATCATGGGTATCGGCCCGGTGCCCGCTACCGAGGCCGCGCTGGCCAAAGCGGGTTTGCGACTGTGCGACATCGACCTGATCGAGCTCAACGAAGCCTTTGCCGCCCAAGCCCTTGCGGTGACAAGGGAGTGGAATTTCGGCGCCGCCGACTTCGACCGAATCAACGTGCACGGCTCGGGAATCTCGCTCGGCCATCCGGTCGGTGCAACCGGCGGCAGGATGCTGGCCACCCTGGCGCGTGAGCTCAACCGTCGTCAGGCTCGCTACGGGTTGGAGACCATGTGCATCGGTGGCGGCCAGGGCCTGGCCGCGATCTTCGAACGGATTGCCTGA
- a CDS encoding acyl-CoA dehydrogenase family protein, with translation MTRLAQTLGLTEIQTEIIATVRQFVEKEVIPQAAELERADTYPQEIVDQMRDMGLFGLMIPEEYGGLGESLLTYALCVEELARGWMSVSGVLNTHFIVAYMLRQHGTEEQKQRFLSRMAAGETRGAFSMSEPELGSDVAAIRTRARRDSDGNYTINGQKMWLTNGGSSTLVAVLVRTDEGSDKPHRNLTAFLVEKPTGFGEVVPGLRIPGKIDKLGYKGIDTTEMIFDGYAASADDVLGGVTGQGFFQMMDGIEVGRVNVSARACGVGIRAFELAVRYAQQRETFGKPIAEHQAIAFQLAEMATKVEAAHLMMVNAARLKDSGERNDVAAGMAKYLASEFCSEVTQQSFRIHGGYGYSKEYEIERLMRDAPFLLIGEGTSEIQKNIISKRLLAEYQV, from the coding sequence ATGACCAGACTCGCCCAGACCCTGGGGCTGACTGAGATTCAAACCGAGATCATCGCTACCGTGCGGCAATTCGTGGAGAAGGAAGTCATACCGCAGGCGGCCGAACTCGAACGCGCAGACACCTACCCGCAGGAGATCGTCGATCAGATGCGGGACATGGGTCTGTTCGGGCTGATGATTCCGGAGGAGTACGGCGGGCTGGGGGAGTCGCTGCTGACCTACGCCCTGTGCGTCGAAGAGCTGGCGCGCGGCTGGATGAGCGTGTCCGGCGTGCTCAATACGCACTTCATCGTGGCGTACATGCTGCGCCAGCACGGCACCGAGGAGCAAAAGCAGCGGTTCCTGTCCCGGATGGCAGCCGGCGAAACGCGCGGTGCCTTTTCGATGTCGGAGCCGGAGCTGGGTTCTGATGTGGCCGCGATCCGCACCCGGGCCCGACGCGATTCCGACGGCAACTACACGATCAACGGCCAGAAGATGTGGCTCACCAACGGCGGCAGTTCCACCCTGGTGGCGGTGCTGGTGCGAACCGACGAGGGTTCCGACAAGCCGCACCGCAACCTCACCGCCTTCCTTGTCGAAAAGCCCACAGGTTTCGGCGAAGTCGTTCCCGGCCTGCGAATTCCCGGCAAGATCGACAAGCTGGGCTACAAGGGCATCGACACGACCGAGATGATTTTCGATGGCTATGCGGCCAGCGCCGACGACGTTCTCGGCGGCGTCACCGGGCAGGGGTTCTTCCAGATGATGGACGGCATCGAGGTCGGTAGGGTCAATGTGTCGGCCCGTGCGTGCGGCGTCGGGATTCGGGCCTTCGAGCTCGCGGTGCGCTATGCGCAACAACGCGAGACGTTCGGCAAGCCGATCGCCGAACATCAGGCCATCGCCTTCCAGCTGGCTGAGATGGCGACCAAAGTCGAAGCGGCACACCTGATGATGGTCAACGCGGCGCGCCTGAAGGATTCGGGGGAGCGAAACGACGTCGCCGCCGGCATGGCGAAATACCTTGCCAGCGAATTCTGTTCGGAGGTCACCCAGCAGAGCTTCCGAATCCACGGTGGCTACGGCTATTCCAAGGAATACGAGATCGAGCGGCTGATGCGCGATGCGCCGTTCCTGCTGATCGGTGAGGGAACCAGCGAAATCCAGAAGAACATCATCAGCAAGCGGCTGCTCGCCGAATACCAGGTGTGA
- a CDS encoding GntR family transcriptional regulator has product MSVPDFAARPQLSDDVARLIRSRIFDGRYAAGSYVRLDQLAAELGISVTPVREALFALRAEGLIAQQPHRGFVVLPVTGRDVTDVANVQAHVGGELAARAAVNITHDQLHELKEIQAQLEDAYAGDDQERTVRLNHEFHRAINVAADSPKLAQLMSQITRYAPESVFPAIEGWSSQSVEDHRRILAALEIHDDVLARAAMSEHLAAGAVPLIDHLVARGVVVETDQTTSG; this is encoded by the coding sequence ATGAGCGTTCCGGATTTCGCTGCGCGGCCTCAACTTTCCGATGATGTCGCGCGCCTTATCCGCAGCAGGATCTTCGACGGCCGTTATGCCGCGGGGTCTTACGTCCGGCTGGACCAATTGGCCGCGGAATTGGGAATCAGTGTGACACCGGTGCGTGAGGCGTTGTTCGCGCTGCGAGCCGAGGGCTTGATCGCTCAGCAGCCGCATCGTGGGTTTGTGGTGTTGCCGGTGACGGGGCGCGACGTCACCGACGTGGCAAATGTGCAAGCGCACGTCGGGGGCGAGCTGGCCGCGCGGGCCGCGGTCAACATCACCCACGATCAGTTGCACGAGCTCAAGGAGATCCAGGCCCAACTCGAGGATGCCTACGCCGGCGACGACCAGGAGCGGACTGTTCGACTGAATCATGAGTTTCACCGAGCCATCAATGTGGCGGCGGACTCGCCGAAGCTCGCACAGTTGATGTCGCAGATCACCCGGTACGCACCCGAATCGGTGTTCCCCGCGATCGAGGGTTGGTCGAGCCAGTCGGTCGAGGACCATCGGCGGATTCTGGCCGCGCTCGAGATCCACGACGATGTGCTTGCGCGAGCTGCGATGTCGGAACATCTTGCCGCCGGGGCAGTTCCGTTGATCGATCACCTCGTCGCGCGGGGAGTGGTGGTCGAAACGGACCAGACGACGTCTGGGTGA
- a CDS encoding class I adenylate-forming enzyme family protein, with the protein MPDPSAYTVDQLVRFRADHNRDTPMVIDPTSRVNYRELDVTTRDLAAVFVEAGVSKGTRVGLIMPNSTRWVQVATALTRIGAVLVPLSTLLKAGELVAQLRVAAVQFLVAVEEFRGHRYLDDLQEVLRPELPALHHVWSIDELDSAPASDRARQIVDAMTETVTAADPLVIMFTSGSSGTPKGVVHSHGNALGAVQSGLAARCISSGTRLYLPMPFFWVGGFGSGILSVLLAGATLVTEEIPRPETTLRLLERERVTLFRGWPDQAEALARHASSAGVDLSALRPGSLEALLPSEQRAAPGARATLFGMTEAFGPYCGYPADTDMPATAWGSCGKPFAGMEVRIVDVDGGEPVATGTTGMIQIRGPHTLRGICGRSREELFTDDGFYPTGDLGHLDEDGFLFYHGRSDDMFKVSGATVYPAEVERALRAIDGIDHAFVTNVPGAAGERVGAAVVCADPGMDAGQLRDRARALLSAFKVPTVWLIVDSDDGVPRGGTGKVDVHRLREMLGDVDPA; encoded by the coding sequence ATGCCTGACCCGAGCGCGTACACCGTCGACCAACTGGTGCGGTTTCGCGCCGACCACAACCGGGACACTCCGATGGTGATCGATCCGACGTCTCGGGTTAACTACCGCGAACTCGACGTGACCACACGCGATTTGGCGGCGGTCTTCGTCGAAGCCGGCGTAAGCAAGGGCACCCGGGTGGGTTTGATCATGCCCAACAGCACCCGCTGGGTGCAGGTCGCCACCGCGCTGACCCGCATCGGCGCTGTGCTGGTGCCGCTGAGCACGCTACTGAAAGCCGGTGAACTCGTCGCGCAGCTGCGCGTCGCGGCCGTGCAGTTCCTGGTGGCCGTCGAGGAATTCCGGGGTCATCGCTACCTCGACGACCTGCAGGAGGTGTTGCGACCGGAACTTCCTGCGTTGCATCATGTTTGGTCGATCGACGAGCTCGATAGCGCCCCGGCGAGTGATCGGGCCCGGCAGATCGTCGACGCCATGACCGAAACCGTCACCGCCGCCGACCCATTGGTCATCATGTTCACCTCCGGCAGCAGCGGCACGCCCAAGGGAGTCGTGCACTCCCACGGCAACGCATTGGGCGCGGTGCAGTCGGGGCTCGCTGCGCGTTGCATCAGCTCCGGAACCCGCCTGTATCTGCCGATGCCGTTCTTTTGGGTCGGCGGTTTCGGCAGCGGCATACTGTCCGTCCTGCTGGCCGGCGCCACCCTGGTGACCGAAGAAATCCCCCGGCCGGAAACGACTTTGCGGCTGCTGGAGCGCGAACGGGTCACCCTGTTTCGCGGCTGGCCCGACCAGGCCGAGGCACTGGCGCGGCACGCCAGCTCGGCCGGCGTCGACCTCTCGGCGCTGCGACCGGGCAGCCTGGAAGCCCTACTGCCGTCCGAGCAGCGGGCTGCGCCCGGGGCGCGGGCCACACTGTTCGGCATGACCGAGGCATTCGGGCCGTACTGCGGCTACCCCGCCGACACCGACATGCCCGCGACGGCATGGGGCAGCTGCGGAAAGCCGTTCGCGGGCATGGAAGTCCGCATCGTCGACGTCGACGGCGGCGAGCCGGTTGCGACGGGAACCACCGGAATGATCCAAATCCGCGGACCACACACCCTGCGCGGCATTTGCGGTCGCAGCCGCGAAGAGCTGTTCACCGACGACGGCTTCTACCCGACCGGCGATCTCGGCCATCTCGACGAGGACGGATTCCTGTTCTATCACGGCCGATCCGACGACATGTTCAAAGTCAGCGGCGCGACGGTCTACCCCGCCGAGGTCGAGCGCGCGCTACGCGCGATCGACGGCATCGACCACGCCTTCGTCACCAATGTGCCGGGCGCCGCGGGTGAACGGGTGGGCGCCGCGGTGGTATGCGCAGACCCAGGGATGGACGCCGGGCAACTGCGCGACCGTGCGCGCGCGCTACTGAGTGCCTTCAAAGTACCGACGGTCTGGCTGATCGTGGATTCCGACGATGGCGTTCCGCGCGGGGGCACCGGCAAGGTCGACGTCCATCGACTGCGCGAGATGTTGGGCGACGTGGACCCGGCTTAG
- a CDS encoding enoyl-CoA hydratase/isomerase family protein: MPADSFDTIDYEVDGHTATITLNRPEALNALSPHMITELRAAYDEAENDDNVWLTIVTGTGRAFCTGADVKAIPEDGKVIYERPYLSTYDQWEAPQEGTPAFRTTAKPVLTAVNGICCGAGMDWVTTTDIVIASEQATFFDPHVSIGLVAGRELVRVSRVLPRSIALRMALMGKHERMSAGRAYELGLISEVVEHDRLLDRAREIADIVNSNAPLAVRGTRLAILKGLNVPLHEAEIMAETFRERVLRTEDAAEGPKAFVEKRKPNWQCR, from the coding sequence ATGCCTGCTGACTCGTTCGACACCATCGACTACGAGGTCGACGGGCATACCGCCACCATCACTTTGAATCGGCCCGAGGCCCTCAACGCGCTGAGCCCCCACATGATCACCGAGCTTCGGGCCGCCTACGACGAGGCGGAAAACGACGACAACGTGTGGCTGACGATCGTCACCGGCACCGGCCGCGCATTCTGCACCGGCGCCGACGTCAAGGCCATTCCCGAGGACGGCAAGGTGATCTACGAACGGCCGTACCTGTCGACCTACGACCAATGGGAGGCGCCGCAGGAGGGCACGCCTGCGTTTCGCACCACGGCCAAGCCGGTGCTGACCGCGGTGAACGGAATCTGCTGTGGCGCCGGCATGGATTGGGTCACCACAACCGACATCGTCATCGCATCCGAGCAGGCCACCTTTTTCGATCCGCACGTCAGCATCGGCCTGGTGGCCGGACGCGAATTGGTGCGGGTATCCCGGGTGCTGCCCCGCTCGATCGCCCTGCGAATGGCCTTGATGGGCAAGCACGAACGAATGAGCGCAGGGCGCGCCTACGAGCTCGGGTTGATCAGCGAAGTCGTCGAGCACGACCGCCTGCTCGACCGGGCGCGCGAGATCGCCGACATCGTCAACTCCAATGCGCCGCTGGCGGTTCGGGGCACCCGGCTGGCGATCCTCAAGGGTCTGAACGTGCCGCTGCACGAGGCCGAGATCATGGCCGAAACCTTCCGCGAGCGGGTGCTGCGCACCGAGGATGCCGCCGAAGGCCCTAAGGCCTTTGTCGAAAAGCGGAAACCGAATTGGCAATGCCGTTGA